In a single window of the Niabella ginsenosidivorans genome:
- a CDS encoding RNA polymerase sigma factor has translation MKDTILEQEILLLKGLARNDRKASEEIYKQNYNLIQALVVNNNGTADDARDIFQESMVVLFEKARSGTFELNCQIKTYLYSVAKRLWLKKLQQQNRFTEEWNDSGMQVRVDDDIEVHEQKDQEFNLMHQSIQNLGEPCKSLLEAFYFKKKSMQEIAESFGYTNSENAKTQKYKCLMRLKKLFFSQYTKKEP, from the coding sequence GTGAAAGATACGATTTTAGAACAGGAGATACTGCTACTGAAAGGATTAGCGCGTAATGACAGGAAGGCGTCCGAGGAAATATACAAACAGAATTACAACCTTATTCAGGCTTTAGTTGTCAATAATAATGGTACTGCTGATGATGCCCGTGATATTTTCCAGGAATCAATGGTAGTGCTCTTTGAAAAAGCCCGTTCAGGAACATTTGAGCTCAACTGCCAGATCAAGACGTATTTGTACTCTGTTGCCAAGCGGCTATGGCTTAAGAAGCTGCAACAACAGAACCGTTTTACGGAAGAATGGAACGACAGCGGGATGCAGGTAAGAGTGGATGATGATATAGAGGTTCATGAACAAAAAGACCAGGAGTTTAATCTGATGCATCAATCGATCCAGAATCTTGGTGAACCCTGCAAAAGCCTGCTGGAGGCATTTTATTTTAAAAAGAAAAGCATGCAGGAAATTGCTGAAAGTTTTGGGTATACCAATTCTGAAAATGCTAAAACGCAGAAATACAAATGCCTGATGCGCCTGAAAAAATTATTCTTTTCTCAATATACTAAAAAGGAGCCGTAA
- a CDS encoding DEAD/DEAH box helicase: protein MVTFESLGIEEGLLQSLQEIGFKTPTPIQEQAIPVLLQGTKDFIGLAQTGTGKTAAFGLPLLQLIDRSFPSPQALIICPTRELCLQIASDLNAFKQKNAAIHITAVYGGTAISQQIREIKRGTHIVVATPGRLIDLIERKAINLNDIHYVVLDEADEMLNMGFKDDIEFILKETPNRQSTWLFSATMPKEIRQVSKRYMEQPHEITVGKANSVNVNIAHQYYLTQHINRYETLKRIIDFNPGLYGIIFTRTKADAQQITEQLIREGYDIEALHGDLTQAQRDKVMARFREKSLELLIATDVAARGIDVQGITHVINYELPDDTEVYTHRSGRTGRAGLSGISISIITPREMYRLHQIEKLVNTRFNKIDIPSGKDVCRKQFFHFIDKMLNADISNGEYEAYVPVLKEKFESVTKEEVLQRVAALEFDRFLKYYENSVDLNLREDRKGDRKEGRSPARESRGGRSGQYQRLFVNLGTKDGFYKASFLQFILDMSRLSKENLGRIDMKEMNSWVEVDAASARIMIKALDGKNYRGRRIRMNDADSGGGRRR from the coding sequence GTGGTTACATTTGAATCGTTGGGTATAGAGGAAGGTTTACTTCAATCTTTACAGGAAATCGGGTTTAAGACGCCCACCCCCATACAGGAGCAGGCAATACCTGTTCTATTACAGGGAACAAAAGATTTTATAGGGCTGGCACAAACCGGCACTGGTAAAACGGCTGCCTTTGGTTTGCCGCTTTTGCAGCTGATCGACAGATCATTTCCATCGCCTCAGGCGTTAATTATTTGCCCTACAAGGGAATTGTGCCTTCAGATTGCCAGCGATCTGAACGCATTTAAACAAAAAAATGCAGCGATACATATTACTGCTGTTTATGGTGGCACGGCTATCAGCCAGCAGATCCGTGAAATAAAGCGGGGTACTCATATTGTTGTGGCTACTCCCGGCCGTTTGATTGACCTGATTGAACGCAAAGCGATCAACCTTAATGATATTCATTATGTGGTGCTGGATGAGGCAGATGAGATGCTGAACATGGGCTTTAAGGACGATATTGAATTCATATTAAAAGAGACCCCAAACCGCCAGAGCACCTGGCTGTTCAGCGCTACCATGCCCAAAGAGATCCGGCAGGTAAGCAAGCGGTATATGGAGCAGCCCCATGAAATAACCGTTGGCAAGGCCAATTCCGTAAACGTGAACATTGCGCATCAGTATTATTTAACACAGCATATCAACCGTTATGAAACATTAAAACGGATCATTGATTTTAATCCGGGTTTATATGGCATTATTTTTACGCGAACCAAAGCCGATGCCCAGCAGATTACAGAACAACTGATCCGGGAAGGCTATGATATTGAAGCGCTACATGGTGATCTGACGCAGGCACAGCGCGATAAGGTGATGGCACGCTTCCGTGAAAAATCGCTGGAGTTGCTGATTGCAACAGACGTGGCAGCGCGCGGCATTGATGTACAGGGTATTACCCATGTAATTAATTATGAGCTGCCGGATGATACAGAGGTATATACGCACCGGAGCGGCAGAACAGGCAGAGCCGGGCTGAGCGGTATTTCCATATCTATTATTACACCCAGGGAAATGTACCGGCTGCACCAGATTGAGAAGCTGGTCAACACCCGCTTTAATAAAATTGATATTCCTTCCGGGAAAGATGTTTGCCGGAAACAATTTTTCCATTTTATTGATAAAATGCTGAATGCAGACATCAGCAATGGCGAATATGAAGCCTATGTTCCGGTATTAAAGGAAAAATTTGAATCGGTTACCAAAGAAGAGGTATTACAAAGGGTAGCTGCCCTGGAATTTGACCGCTTTTTAAAATATTATGAAAATTCAGTGGATCTGAACCTGCGGGAAGACCGCAAGGGGGACCGGAAAGAGGGCAGAAGCCCGGCGCGTGAGAGCCGTGGCGGCCGCAGCGGGCAGTACCAGCGGCTGTTTGTGAACCTGGGAACCAAGGACGGTTTCTATAAAGCCAGTTTCCTGCAGTTTATTCTGGACATGAGCCGCCTGAGCAAGGAAAACCTTGGCCGTATTGACATGAAGGAAATGAACAGTTGGGTGGAAGTGGACGCCGCTTCTGCCCGGATCATGATCAAGGCCCTGGATGGCAAGAATTATCGCGGCAGGCGGATCCGGATGAATGACGCCGATAGTGGCGGTGGCAGAAGAAGATAA
- a CDS encoding lysophospholipid acyltransferase family protein, protein MFRLMYNIWAAFVFVVILLLIFPFAVVAAFGGRVRGGNWMYRLCIIWSDIWFTLMGIRVEKIFDAPFEDDKKYILIANHISYLDIPVMVNVFRKPMRPLGKAEMGKVPVFGFIYNRVVVSVDRNSAAARAKSIRLLRSIINKGISVFVFPEGTFNETRQPLKQFYNGAFKLALETRTPIRPVLFLDTYNRMPYTKLFSLNPGKCRVVFLEEVPVDGFRENDHEALKQQVYALMEQKLLACKAAWATPENNSEKKND, encoded by the coding sequence ATGTTTCGGTTGATGTACAATATCTGGGCGGCTTTTGTTTTTGTGGTCATTCTGCTGCTTATTTTCCCGTTTGCCGTGGTAGCTGCTTTTGGGGGCCGGGTCAGAGGCGGTAACTGGATGTACCGGCTTTGCATTATCTGGTCTGATATATGGTTTACATTGATGGGCATCAGGGTGGAAAAGATCTTTGATGCTCCTTTTGAGGACGATAAGAAATATATCCTTATTGCGAATCATATATCTTACCTGGATATCCCCGTCATGGTAAATGTGTTCCGTAAGCCTATGCGTCCTTTAGGAAAAGCTGAAATGGGCAAAGTGCCCGTATTTGGCTTTATCTATAACCGGGTAGTTGTTAGCGTAGACAGGAATTCTGCAGCGGCAAGGGCAAAAAGTATCCGTCTTTTACGCTCCATCATCAACAAAGGCATTTCGGTTTTTGTGTTCCCGGAAGGAACTTTTAATGAAACCCGTCAGCCGTTAAAACAGTTTTATAATGGCGCCTTTAAATTAGCGCTGGAAACCCGTACACCCATAAGGCCGGTCCTGTTCCTGGATACTTATAACAGGATGCCGTATACAAAATTATTTTCGCTGAACCCCGGAAAATGCAGAGTAGTATTCCTGGAGGAAGTGCCTGTGGATGGGTTCCGTGAAAATGATCATGAAGCGCTGAAACAGCAGGTATATGCACTTATGGAGCAAAAATTGCTTGCCTGCAAAGCAGCATGGGCAACACCTGAAAATAATTCGGAAAAAAAGAATGACTGA
- a CDS encoding S1C family serine protease: MHEHDNILLTEAVERYISGEMTPDERLQFENLRKADSEVDQMVVTHTMFLQKMNRYNEWQKFQVSLNEIHDDLATQGKIDSPALKGKAKIAYLFNKYKRVGSIAASIAGLTALLVSAILWSVTPKTQRAQLDLLNRNIHNLANKSRQQDQEIYNLKNNQSTTSIVKPAINYSSGGTGFIIDSKGLLVTNAHVIQNAQNIAVANAAGDEYEAKVVYTDPVRDIAVLRIIDKNFKSLPPVPYGFTKKTAEMAEPLFTLGYPREDIVYNEGYLSSKTGFNGDTLSCQIEIAANRGTSGSPILNNEGDVIGILNSRQKDQEGVAFFIRSRNLYTILNEVKEKEKTDAAIQNVKLNTRSSIANLNRQQQAKKIQDYVFMVKVN; encoded by the coding sequence ATGCACGAGCATGACAATATACTATTAACGGAGGCAGTTGAGCGGTACATTTCCGGGGAAATGACCCCTGATGAGCGTCTGCAGTTTGAAAACTTAAGAAAGGCGGACAGCGAAGTGGATCAAATGGTGGTGACCCATACGATGTTTCTGCAAAAAATGAATCGCTATAACGAGTGGCAAAAGTTTCAGGTTTCATTAAATGAAATTCATGATGATCTTGCCACGCAGGGTAAAATAGACTCTCCGGCTTTAAAAGGAAAAGCCAAAATTGCTTACCTGTTCAATAAATATAAAAGAGTAGGTTCCATTGCAGCTTCTATTGCAGGGCTTACCGCGCTGCTGGTTTCTGCCATCCTGTGGTCCGTTACCCCTAAAACACAAAGGGCACAGCTGGATCTTTTAAACCGCAATATTCACAACCTTGCCAACAAATCACGCCAGCAGGACCAGGAGATCTATAATCTGAAAAATAATCAGAGCACAACAAGTATAGTAAAGCCCGCAATCAACTACAGCTCCGGCGGTACCGGCTTTATTATTGACAGCAAGGGATTACTGGTTACCAATGCGCATGTAATACAAAATGCCCAGAATATTGCTGTAGCCAATGCGGCTGGTGATGAATATGAAGCTAAAGTTGTTTATACGGACCCGGTAAGAGACATTGCTGTTCTGCGGATCATCGATAAAAATTTTAAAAGCCTGCCTCCTGTCCCTTACGGGTTTACCAAAAAAACGGCAGAGATGGCAGAGCCCCTGTTTACATTAGGATATCCGCGGGAGGACATTGTTTACAACGAAGGGTACCTGAGCTCCAAGACCGGATTTAACGGCGATACATTAAGCTGCCAGATAGAAATTGCCGCTAACCGCGGCACCAGCGGGAGCCCCATCTTAAATAATGAAGGCGATGTGATCGGCATACTGAACAGCCGCCAGAAAGACCAGGAAGGCGTTGCTTTCTTTATCCGGTCCAGAAATCTTTACACTATTTTAAATGAAGTGAAGGAAAAAGAAAAAACAGACGCTGCTATCCAGAATGTGAAGCTGAATACCCGCTCTTCTATAGCTAATCTGAATCGCCAGCAGCAGGCGAAGAAAATACAGGATTATGTATTTATGGTAAAAGTAAATTAA
- a CDS encoding Rrf2 family transcriptional regulator: MINGRFAIAIHILTLLSREKGVSSAYIASSININPVLVRKEISILKEAGFVQTQEGKNGGNALAMTPAKIRLSDIYKAIYKEGLFAHSKNLPNQQCVVGKKITGIMEQINREAETALLKRFQSITIKDLADPI; this comes from the coding sequence ATGATCAACGGACGTTTTGCGATCGCAATACATATTTTAACCCTTCTAAGCAGGGAAAAAGGGGTGTCGTCCGCATATATAGCGTCCAGTATTAATATCAACCCGGTTTTAGTACGTAAAGAAATCAGCATTTTAAAGGAAGCAGGTTTTGTACAGACGCAGGAAGGTAAAAACGGGGGAAATGCGCTGGCAATGACGCCTGCCAAAATCCGTTTATCTGATATTTATAAAGCAATTTATAAGGAAGGATTATTTGCGCATTCAAAAAACCTGCCTAACCAGCAATGCGTGGTCGGGAAAAAAATCACCGGTATTATGGAGCAGATCAATAGGGAAGCAGAAACAGCATTGCTGAAGCGGTTTCAGTCAATCACCATTAAAGATCTGGCAGACCCGATTTAA
- a CDS encoding NAD(P)-dependent oxidoreductase: MKIVLIGATGFVGNAILKEALQRGQQVTALARDTSKIRISDPNLTVKDQDVADVALATVIKGNDAVISAFNAGWGNPNLYEDFLTGSKEIEKAVEASGVKRLIVIGGAGSLEVNGHQLVDSDGFPEQFRAGASAARDYLNILKENQLLDWTFFSPAIEMGPHVQTGRTGKYRLGTDSPVFDNNGKSVLSVEDLAVVILDEAENGQHIRQRFTAGY, encoded by the coding sequence ATGAAAATCGTACTGATCGGCGCTACCGGGTTTGTAGGGAACGCCATTTTAAAGGAAGCATTACAGAGAGGGCAACAGGTAACGGCTTTGGCAAGAGATACCTCAAAGATCCGGATATCCGATCCGAATCTGACAGTGAAAGACCAGGATGTGGCAGATGTGGCATTGGCAACGGTAATTAAAGGGAATGACGCGGTGATCAGCGCTTTTAATGCCGGCTGGGGCAATCCCAATCTTTATGAGGATTTCCTTACAGGCTCAAAAGAGATTGAGAAAGCTGTGGAGGCGTCAGGTGTAAAGCGCCTGATCGTTATTGGCGGAGCAGGCAGTCTGGAAGTAAACGGGCATCAGTTGGTGGACAGTGATGGTTTTCCTGAGCAATTCAGGGCAGGAGCCAGTGCTGCAAGGGATTACCTGAATATTCTTAAGGAGAATCAACTGCTGGATTGGACTTTTTTCAGCCCTGCAATAGAAATGGGACCTCATGTTCAAACCGGCCGCACCGGTAAGTACCGTTTGGGAACCGACAGCCCTGTATTTGACAACAATGGGAAAAGCGTTTTATCTGTAGAAGACCTGGCCGTGGTGATCCTTGATGAAGCAGAAAACGGACAGCACATCCGTCAGCGTTTTACCGCGGGCTATTAA
- a CDS encoding DUF6526 family protein: MKVQHYKNHIRYYPPHHFVFYPVVLLLEGFAIYRAITNESLRELWVFIALIVLLVAWLSYMTRQHYALQLQDRLVRLEMRHKYAMLTGKDFEPQEQKLSFGQIAALRFASDDELVPLINKAIKENLPPKAIKQMIRHWKADYMRV, from the coding sequence ATGAAAGTGCAGCATTATAAAAATCATATCCGGTACTACCCGCCGCATCATTTTGTTTTTTACCCGGTAGTTTTATTGCTGGAAGGGTTTGCTATTTACCGGGCTATCACCAATGAATCGTTACGGGAGTTATGGGTTTTCATAGCGCTTATAGTGTTACTGGTTGCCTGGCTTTCGTACATGACCCGGCAGCATTATGCTTTGCAATTGCAGGACCGGCTGGTACGGCTGGAAATGCGGCATAAATATGCAATGCTTACCGGGAAAGATTTTGAACCGCAGGAGCAGAAGCTATCCTTTGGCCAGATAGCAGCATTGCGCTTTGCATCGGATGATGAACTGGTTCCCCTGATCAATAAGGCTATTAAAGAAAATCTCCCGCCTAAAGCCATCAAACAAATGATCCGGCACTGGAAAGCAGATTATATGCGGGTATAA
- the priA gene encoding replication restart helicase PriA has product MTENEIAYTTDLITDYAEVVIPLALPLNYTWAIPERLKEAAVVGCRVEVNLGKSKRYAGVIKRIHKKPPEFFEAKEIVNVLDAEPVVFDSQLQLWEWIAKYYMCTEGEVMAAALPAHFKLSSETILVFNEEAGEDFTELGNEAFLVAEALLLRKELKLTEVQQILDSTHVYPVVNYLIQQKICYVWESLKERYSPKKETYVLLSPAYTDEVALEQLLNTDKKLQRAEKQLELLLAYLHFQKTEGAITKSALLKKAGATEAQLKGLVDKGVLFLEKRAVDRIRFLPKEINVNFELSPAQAKALDEIRGILKEKDVCLLHGITSSGKTEIYIHLIEEQLRMGKQVLYLLPEIALTSQTIRRLQRHFGGHIGVYHSRFSQNERVEVWNKVKDGSLKIVLGARSSLFLPFQELGMIVCDEEHDTSYKQMEPAPRYHARDAAIYFASLFEDCKVVLGSATPSFESFSNAMHQKYGLVSLAERFGNLALPEIAIADTRRYRTKEFAGTILYPPLVESIHRALEHKTQVILFQNRRGYTPYQRCNTCGWVPQCKHCNVSLNYHKFYNKLVCHYCGTTYPPLVTCPSCGGHDFVQKQFGTERIEELLQELFPAAKIGRMDIDAVRGKHAHDQLIQTFEQQKLDILVGTQMVVKGLDFEYVSLVGIVDADGILSFPDFRVNERSFQLMEQVSGRAGRKHGTGQVMIQTAQPTHPVLLEVQQHDYQKLFNDEMPKRQQFGYPPYTRLIRLTFKNKIREVVQDAAAWFFNSLQNRYKDFIVGPSEPVINRVRNQYLMELLLKLPRSSKIIDSCKKEVLYNIALMHQEKRYRSVVVIPDVDPY; this is encoded by the coding sequence ATGACTGAAAACGAAATTGCATATACAACTGATCTCATAACAGATTATGCAGAAGTGGTAATCCCCCTGGCACTACCGCTCAATTACACCTGGGCAATACCGGAGCGATTGAAAGAGGCGGCCGTTGTGGGCTGCAGGGTGGAGGTAAATCTGGGCAAATCAAAAAGATATGCCGGGGTTATAAAAAGAATCCATAAAAAGCCGCCTGAATTTTTTGAGGCCAAGGAAATCGTAAATGTCCTGGATGCAGAGCCGGTAGTGTTTGACAGCCAGCTGCAATTATGGGAATGGATCGCAAAATATTATATGTGTACCGAGGGCGAGGTAATGGCTGCCGCATTGCCGGCTCATTTTAAGCTGAGCAGTGAAACTATCCTTGTTTTTAACGAAGAGGCAGGGGAGGATTTTACTGAACTGGGTAATGAGGCCTTCCTTGTTGCGGAAGCGCTGCTGCTCCGGAAGGAGCTGAAGTTAACAGAGGTGCAGCAAATACTGGACAGCACTCATGTTTATCCTGTTGTAAATTACCTGATCCAGCAAAAGATCTGCTATGTATGGGAATCTTTAAAGGAGCGGTATAGCCCCAAAAAAGAGACCTATGTGCTGCTAAGCCCTGCCTATACTGATGAAGTGGCCCTGGAACAGTTACTGAATACAGATAAGAAATTGCAGCGAGCGGAAAAGCAGCTGGAATTGCTGCTGGCCTACCTGCATTTTCAGAAAACAGAGGGTGCTATTACAAAAAGCGCATTGCTAAAGAAAGCAGGCGCTACAGAAGCCCAGCTGAAAGGGCTGGTGGATAAAGGGGTACTGTTTCTGGAAAAAAGGGCTGTTGACCGGATCCGTTTTTTGCCAAAAGAGATCAATGTAAACTTTGAACTGTCTCCTGCGCAGGCAAAGGCACTGGATGAGATCCGAGGGATTTTAAAGGAAAAAGATGTTTGTCTTTTGCATGGGATCACCTCCAGCGGTAAAACAGAAATATATATTCATCTGATCGAAGAGCAGTTACGTATGGGAAAACAGGTTTTATACCTGTTGCCCGAAATTGCGTTAACGTCCCAGACGATCAGGCGGTTGCAGCGGCATTTTGGAGGTCATATTGGTGTGTACCATTCCCGCTTTTCGCAGAATGAGCGGGTAGAGGTATGGAACAAGGTAAAAGACGGCTCATTAAAGATAGTGCTGGGCGCACGTTCTTCCTTATTCCTGCCGTTTCAGGAGCTGGGAATGATTGTTTGTGATGAGGAGCATGATACTTCCTATAAGCAAATGGAGCCGGCACCCCGCTATCATGCCAGGGATGCAGCCATTTATTTTGCATCGCTTTTTGAAGATTGTAAAGTGGTATTAGGAAGCGCTACCCCTTCTTTTGAATCATTCAGCAATGCGATGCATCAAAAATATGGATTGGTGAGCCTTGCTGAACGCTTTGGCAATTTGGCCCTGCCGGAAATAGCAATAGCCGATACACGTCGTTACCGGACAAAGGAATTTGCCGGTACCATTCTTTATCCACCCCTGGTAGAGAGCATTCACAGGGCGCTGGAGCATAAAACGCAGGTGATTCTTTTTCAGAACAGGAGGGGGTATACACCTTACCAGCGTTGCAATACCTGCGGATGGGTGCCACAATGCAAACATTGCAATGTGTCGCTCAATTATCATAAATTCTATAATAAGCTGGTTTGTCATTACTGCGGTACCACTTATCCGCCACTGGTAACCTGCCCCAGCTGCGGGGGCCATGATTTTGTACAGAAACAGTTTGGTACGGAGAGAATAGAAGAGCTTTTACAGGAGCTGTTCCCTGCTGCAAAGATCGGTCGTATGGATATTGATGCGGTGCGGGGAAAGCATGCGCATGATCAGCTGATACAGACCTTTGAACAGCAAAAACTGGATATACTGGTAGGAACGCAGATGGTGGTAAAGGGGTTGGATTTTGAGTATGTATCGTTAGTAGGTATTGTGGATGCGGATGGGATTTTGTCTTTTCCGGATTTCCGCGTAAATGAACGATCCTTTCAACTGATGGAGCAGGTGAGCGGCCGTGCCGGCAGAAAGCATGGTACGGGCCAGGTAATGATTCAGACCGCCCAGCCCACCCACCCGGTATTGCTGGAAGTGCAGCAGCACGATTATCAAAAGCTGTTTAATGATGAAATGCCCAAACGGCAACAATTTGGCTACCCGCCTTATACCCGGCTGATCCGACTTACCTTTAAAAATAAGATCCGGGAAGTAGTGCAGGATGCCGCTGCCTGGTTTTTCAATAGCTTACAGAACCGTTATAAGGATTTTATTGTAGGACCATCTGAGCCTGTTATTAACAGGGTACGGAATCAATACCTGATGGAACTGTTGCTGAAGCTGCCCCGCAGCTCGAAGATTATTGACTCCTGTAAAAAAGAAGTGCTTTATAATATTGCTTTAATGCATCAGGAAAAACGGTACAGGTCTGTTGTAGTGATACCGGATGTGGATCCCTATTAA
- a CDS encoding proline dehydrogenase family protein: protein MQQNNLPVSFDNTELAFQYKTDKELKRAKFLFAVMGRPALVQLGTRLTPWAIKSGLPVKALVRNTIFKQFVGGETLEETAKVAEKLGRYNVKVILDYGVEGGEVGDKEYDHAAEEFIRVIDYAATQPNIPFMSVKVTGFSRFSLLEKIDRLMNEAKGTLIKRYLQVTEQLEPAEKEEWHRVRTRLLRICERAAAKNIGVLIDAEETWIQDPVDALTVLMSDTFNKSVPVIYNTIQLYRRDRLQFLKDCYDAAAERNFILAVKLVRGAYMEKERTRAAEQGYPSPIQPDKESTDRDYNAGLLFSLERLDRIALVVASHNEQSNLLAVDFLYKHHLPFNHPHVHFSQLYGMSDNITFNLAAAGCSVSKYLPFGPIDDVVPYLMRRAQENTSVKGQTGRELGLIKKELQRRSH from the coding sequence ATGCAACAGAACAATTTACCTGTATCATTTGATAACACTGAATTGGCATTTCAATATAAAACGGATAAAGAGTTGAAGCGGGCAAAATTTCTTTTTGCTGTAATGGGCAGGCCTGCGCTGGTACAACTGGGCACCCGGCTGACGCCCTGGGCCATTAAAAGCGGCCTGCCTGTAAAAGCACTGGTACGCAATACCATTTTTAAGCAGTTTGTAGGAGGCGAAACGCTGGAAGAAACCGCAAAGGTAGCTGAAAAGCTGGGCCGGTATAATGTTAAGGTAATCCTTGATTATGGTGTAGAAGGCGGTGAAGTCGGGGATAAAGAATATGATCATGCAGCTGAGGAATTTATCAGGGTGATCGATTATGCGGCCACCCAGCCCAATATCCCTTTTATGAGCGTAAAGGTTACCGGGTTCTCCCGGTTCTCTTTGCTGGAGAAAATTGACCGGCTGATGAATGAGGCAAAAGGTACATTGATCAAAAGATATTTACAGGTAACAGAACAGCTTGAACCGGCGGAAAAAGAAGAATGGCACCGGGTTCGTACAAGATTGCTGCGTATATGCGAACGGGCTGCGGCAAAGAATATAGGCGTATTGATTGATGCTGAAGAAACCTGGATACAGGACCCGGTTGATGCATTGACCGTTCTGATGTCAGACACTTTTAATAAAAGCGTTCCGGTTATTTATAATACTATTCAGCTATACCGCCGCGACCGGTTGCAATTTTTAAAAGACTGTTATGATGCCGCAGCGGAACGGAATTTTATTCTGGCCGTAAAGCTGGTACGCGGAGCCTATATGGAAAAGGAGCGTACGCGTGCGGCTGAACAAGGCTATCCTTCACCCATCCAGCCGGATAAGGAAAGCACAGACAGGGATTACAATGCGGGCCTTTTATTCAGCCTGGAGCGGCTGGACCGGATTGCCCTGGTGGTAGCAAGCCATAATGAACAAAGCAACCTGCTGGCCGTGGATTTTTTATATAAGCATCACCTGCCGTTTAACCATCCCCATGTGCATTTCAGCCAGTTATATGGCATGAGCGATAACATTACTTTTAACCTTGCTGCTGCAGGTTGCAGCGTAAGTAAATACCTCCCCTTTGGGCCTATTGATGATGTAGTGCCCTACCTGATGCGGCGTGCGCAGGAAAATACGTCTGTAAAAGGACAAACGGGCCGGGAACTGGGGCTGATCAAAAAAGAATTGCAACGGCGTAGCCACTGA
- the mtaB gene encoding tRNA (N(6)-L-threonylcarbamoyladenosine(37)-C(2))-methylthiotransferase MtaB has product MQGAKTVAFHTLGCKLNFSETSSLSRLMEQEGFEKKEFTDVADVYVINTCSVTDNADKECRQLVRRIQRKAPESMVIITGCYAQLKPKEIAAIPGVDLVLGAAEKFNIAKHIKEISKNDATRICSCDIETVTGFHSSYSVNDRTRTFLKVQDGCDYNCSFCTIPMARGKSRSALINSVIKDAETLAASGAKEVVLTGINLGDFGKGPDGNAPAAINGRTENFYALIQELEQVAGIERYRISSIEPNLLTNEIIEFVANSKKFMPHFHIPLQSGSNTILGAMRRRYKRELYADRVGVIKTLMPHCCIGVDVIVGFPGESDEHFEETYHFLHQLDVSYFHVFTYSERANTHALNLQPVVPAAVRHERNKILRNLSYMKMQYFENQHAGTTRNVLFENHNKKGMMEGYTDNYIRITTPYRAEWENQIVKWKL; this is encoded by the coding sequence ATGCAGGGCGCAAAAACAGTAGCATTTCATACACTTGGCTGTAAGCTCAATTTTTCTGAGACCTCCTCGCTCTCCCGTTTAATGGAGCAGGAAGGTTTTGAAAAAAAGGAATTTACAGATGTTGCGGACGTTTACGTCATCAACACCTGCTCCGTTACGGACAATGCAGACAAGGAGTGCCGGCAGCTGGTGCGCCGCATTCAGCGTAAAGCGCCGGAAAGCATGGTGATCATCACCGGTTGTTATGCACAGCTGAAGCCAAAAGAAATTGCAGCAATACCCGGAGTGGACCTCGTGCTTGGCGCTGCGGAAAAATTCAACATTGCAAAGCACATCAAAGAAATTTCCAAGAATGATGCTACCCGGATCTGCAGTTGTGATATTGAAACCGTAACCGGCTTCCACAGTTCCTACTCTGTTAATGACCGCACCCGCACCTTTTTAAAGGTACAGGATGGCTGCGACTATAATTGTTCTTTTTGTACCATTCCAATGGCCAGGGGCAAAAGCAGGAGCGCCTTAATAAACTCTGTTATAAAGGATGCCGAAACGCTGGCCGCATCAGGTGCCAAAGAAGTGGTGCTTACAGGTATTAACCTGGGCGATTTTGGCAAAGGCCCGGATGGTAATGCGCCGGCGGCCATCAACGGACGAACAGAGAACTTTTATGCGCTGATACAGGAACTGGAACAGGTTGCAGGTATTGAACGTTACCGGATCTCCTCCATTGAGCCAAATTTGCTCACAAATGAGATCATTGAATTTGTGGCCAACAGCAAAAAATTCATGCCCCATTTTCATATTCCGCTGCAAAGCGGCAGCAATACTATTCTTGGCGCTATGCGCAGAAGGTATAAAAGAGAACTTTACGCCGACCGTGTTGGTGTTATAAAAACACTGATGCCGCATTGCTGTATTGGTGTGGATGTAATTGTGGGATTCCCCGGAGAGTCTGATGAACATTTTGAAGAAACCTATCATTTCCTGCACCAGCTGGATGTATCTTATTTCCATGTATTTACCTATTCAGAGCGGGCCAATACCCATGCGTTGAACCTGCAGCCGGTGGTACCTGCTGCTGTGCGTCATGAGCGCAACAAAATATTGCGCAACCTTTCCTATATGAAAATGCAGTACTTTGAAAACCAGCATGCCGGAACTACCAGGAACGTATTATTTGAAAATCATAATAAGAAGGGCATGATGGAAGGCTATACGGATAACTACATCCGCATCACCACCCCATACCGTGCAGAATGGGAAAATCAGATCGTTAAATGGAAACTCTGA